One Triticum dicoccoides isolate Atlit2015 ecotype Zavitan chromosome 5B, WEW_v2.0, whole genome shotgun sequence genomic window carries:
- the LOC119307947 gene encoding heat shock protein 90-6, mitochondrial-like produces MLGASRRSLCAGAAARRHAAAFAVSGDAAAAAASPSPSLSPSAPPRSVTNPDPGVSRLGGKRLLSVLAAPKLNGVESLSSLKLRESALVGRRYESSAAAVDSSDAPPAEKFEYQAEVNRLMDLIVHSLYSNKEVFLRELVSNASDALDKLRYLSVTDPDLLKDGPELDIRIQTDKDNGIITITDSGIGMTRQELVDSLGTIASSGTAKFLKTLKESQEANVDSNLIGQFGVGFYSAFLVSDKVAVSTKSPKSEKQYVWEAEAESNSYTIREEKDPEKLIPRGTRLTLYLKRDDKGFAHPERIQKLLKNYSQFVSFPIYTWQEKGFTKEVEVDEDPAEVKTGGDGEPKKEVKKKTKTVVEKYWDWELTNETQPIWLRTPKEVSTEEYNEFYKKTFNEYLDPLASSHFTTEGEVEFRSILYVPATKKEDITDRKTKNIRLYVKRVFISDDFDGELFPRYLSFVKGVVDSNDLPLNVSREILQESRIVRIMRKRLVRKAFDMILGISCSENRDDYEAFWENYGKFLKLGCMEDKENHKRIAPLLRFFSSQSNEELISLDEYVESMKPEQKAIYYIAGDSLSSAKNAPFLEKLNEMGYEVLLLIDPMDEVSLTNLNSYKDKSFVDISKEDLDLGDKNEEREKEMKQEYSQTCDWIKKRLGERVARVDVSNRLSSSPCVLVAAKFGWSANMERLMRAQSIGDTSSLDFMRSRKVFEINPEHEIIKRLNAACRINPDDPEALKAIDILFETSMISSGFTPDNPTDLSGKIYDMMSTAMAGKWASQPQPAQPSQQPASPSSSEPEPLEAEVVEPVEAGQQK; encoded by the exons ATGCTCGGGGCCTCAAGGCGATCCCTCTGCGCCGGCGCCGCAGcccgccgccacgccgccgcctTCGCGGTCTCcggagacgccgccgccgccgccgcctccccctccccctccctctccccctcggccccgCCGCGTTCG GTGACAAACCCAGACCCTGGTGTCTCTCGGCTTGGAGGGAAGAGGTTGCTCTCTGTGCTTGCAGCTCCCAAGCTTAATGGAGTTGAAAGCTTGTCGTCCCTCAAGCTGAGGGAGAGTGCCCTTGTTGGGAGACGGTATGAATCGAGTGCTGCAGCAGTTGATTCATCTGACGCGCCACCTGCCGAGAAGTTTGAGTATCAGGCTGAG GTCAATAGGCTCATGGATTTGATTGTGCACAGCTTGTATAGCAACAAGGAAGTGTTTCTCCGGGAGCTGGTTAG CAATGCAAGTGATGCACTTGACAAATTGCGCTATCTGAGTGTCACTGATCCTGATCTTCTTAAGGATGGCCCTGAACTTGACATTCGCATCCAAACAGACAAGGACAATGGAATAATAACGATTAC TGATTCTGGGATTGGTATGACGAGGCAAGAACTTGTTGATTCTCTTGGAACTATCGCAAGCAGTGGAACTGCCAAATTCCTGAAGACATTGAAG GAGAGCCAGGAAGCTAATGTTGATAGCAACTTGATTGGCCAATTTGGTGTTGGTTTCTATTCGGCATTTCTTGTTTCAGACAAG GTTGCTGTGTCAACAAAGAGCCCAAAATCAGAAAAACAATATGTTTGGGAAGCAGAAGCAGAATCTAATTCCTACACCATTCGAGAAGAGAAAGATCCAGAGAAGCTCATTCCTAGGGGAACTCGTCTTACACTTTACCTGAAG CGGGATGACAAGGGTTTTGCTCACCCTGAGAGGATCCAAAAACTTCTGAAGAATTACTCTCAGTTTGTTTCCTTCCCAATTTACACTTGGCAAGAGAAGGGCTTCACAAAAGAG GTTGAGGTTGACGAGGATCCTGCTGAAGTTAAAACAGGTGGTGACGGTGAACCCAAAAAAGAG GTTAAGAAAAAGACAAAAACCGTTGTGGAGAAGTATTGGGACTGGGAGCTTACAAATGAAACACAACCTATTTGG CTTCGGACTCCTAAGGAGGTATCAACTGAGGAGTACAACGAATTTTACAAGAAGACCTTCAACGAGTATTTGGATCCCTTGGCCTCCTCACACTTCACTACAGAG GGTGAAGTAGAATTCAGGTCAATTCTGTATGTGCCTGCTACAAAGAAAGAGGACATAACTGATAGGAAGACTAAAAATATCAGGCTTTATGTCAAGCGGGTGTTCATATCAGACGACTTTGATGGAGAACTG TTCCCAAGATACCTGAGCTTTGTGAAGGGTGTTGTTGACTCAAATGACCTTCCCCTAAATGTTTCTCGTGAGATCCTTCAAGAGAGTCGAATT GTGCGTATAATGAGAAAGAGATTGGTGCGGAAGGCCTTTGATATGATACTCGGCATTTCTTGTAGTGAAAACAGAGAT GACTATGAAGCATTCTGGGAGAACTACGGCAAATTTTTGAAGCTCGGTTGCATGGAAGACAAGGAAAATCACAAGAGAATTGCTCCTTTGCTCCGTTTCTTTTCTTCTCAGAGCAATGAGGAATTAATTAGCTTGGATGAATATGTGGAGAGTATGAAACCAGAGCAGAAGGCCATTTATTACATTGCTGGAGATAGTTTGAGCAGTGCCAAAAATGCTCCTTTCTTAGAGAAGCTCAATGAAATGGGTTATGAG GTTTTACTTTTGATTGACCCTATGGATGAAGTGTCTCTCACAAATCTGAACTCCTACAAGGATAAGAGTTTCGTGGATATTAGCAAGGAAGACCTGGACCTAG GTGATAAGAATGAGGAAAGAGAAAAGGAAATGAAGCAGGAATACAGTCAAACCTGTGACTGGATCAAGAAACGTTTGGGTGAGAGGGTTGCTCGAGTTGATGTATCCAACCGTCTCAGCTCATCACCATGTGTTCTAGTTGCAGCCAAGTTTGGTTGGTCAGCCAATATGGAAAG GTTAATGAGGGCGCAGTCTATAGGTGATACGTCTTCTCTGGATTTCATGCGTTCCAGGAAAGTATTTGAAATAAATCCAGAGCATGAGATAATCAAGCGATTGAAT GCTGCGTGCAGAATCAACCCTGACGACCCAGAAGCTCTAAAGGCAATCGACATCCTCTTTGAAACTTCAATGATTTCTAGCGGCTTTACG CCTGATAACCCAACTGACCTGAGCGGGAAGATCTATGACATGATGAGCACAGCTATGGCGGGCAAGTGGGCGTCGCAGCCCCAACCTGCCCAGCCAAGCCAGCAGCCTGCTTCACCTAGTAGCTCTGAACCTGAGCCGCTTGAAGCCGAGGTGGTGGAACCCGTCGAGGCTGGCCAGCAGAAGTGA
- the LOC119307945 gene encoding regulation of nuclear pre-mRNA domain-containing protein 1A-like: protein MSSAFSEEILADKLAKLNNTQQCIETLSHWCIYHRKDAELIVQTWAKQFHNSGNEQKVPFLYLANDILQNSKRNGTEFVEEFWKVLPTTLKDVAEKGDDRGKKTVSRLVDIWQERRVFGSRAGGIKDVMLGTAPLPVLDMTKKRSHSSSIKIVKRDSRSVKLRLGVGGTAERIVSALHTVLSEQADEDADLENCKTSMRHVGKMEKDVDSACSKAEDPRRETLCTKLKDEEATMKKCIEKLKAVEENRAAVVSELKEALQEQESELEKVRTQLQLAEAMVEETANMQRRLNNEPIIPSSKLASSVEPGNSLSNGQVKGQQKTAAAILADKIASSSNSQQILQSALSKFAAENSSEVRSDKRMKVEQSSQVPSVANAAAFVPMPPMVTTAAQQPQTILVQQTPVQGQASAPQPQYNIYQAPPQHYVQQPGGLIMGMPYSMNTMNPPPPPPPPQMMNLARAQTQPQPPTQQMLQQQMQMNVAPPMQFTLQQPGAPPFRPLQPPPGMQFFHHQSQ from the exons ATGAGCAGCGCGTTCAGCGAGGAGATACTCGCCGACAAGCTCGCCAAGCTCAACAACACGCAGCAGTGCATCGAAA CGCTGTCGCATTGGTGCATTTACCACCGGAAGGATGCAGAGCTAATTGTCCAAACATGGGCCAAGCAGTTCCATAATTCTGGAAATGAACAGAAGGTCCCTTTCCTTTATCTGGCTAATGACATCCTACAGAACAGTAAGCGCAATGGCACCGAGTTTGTAGAAGAATTCTGGAAGGTCCTCCCAACCACGCTTAAAGATGTAGCTGAAAAGGGTGACGATCGTGGGAAGAAAACGGTCTCTAGGCTG GTTGATATATGGCAAGAAAGGAGAGTTTTTGGTTCACGTGCCGGGGGCATCAAGGATGTGATGCTTGGAACTGCCCCCCTTCCTGTATTAGATATGACCAAAAAGCGCTCTCACAGTTCATCCATCAAGATTGTCAAAAGAGATTCACGTTCTGTAAAACTG AGACTAGGCGTTGGAGGAACTGCGGAGAGAATTGTATCTGCGTTGCACACTGTTCTCAGTGAACAAGCAGATGAAGATGCTGACCTTGAAAACTGCAAGACATCTATGCGTCATGTTGGAAAGATGGAGAAGGATGTTGACAGTGCCTGTAGCAAAG CTGAGGATCCTCGTCGTGAGACTCTTTGCACAAAATTGAAGGATGAGGAGGCTACCATGAAAAAATGCATCGAAAAGCTCAAAGCAGTTGAAGAAAATAGAGCAGCTGTTGTGTCTGAATTGAAAGAGGCATTGCAGGAACAG GAATCGGAGCTGGAGAAGGTCCGCACTCAGTTGCAG TTGGCTGAAGCAATGGTAGAAGAAACAGCCAACATGCAACGGAGGCTCAACAATGAGCCAATCATTCCATCTTCCAAGCTAGCATCATCAGTAGAGCCAGGAAATTCACTCTCTAATGGGCAAGTAAAGGGCCAGCAGAAGACAGCTGCTGCTATCCTCGCGGACAAGATTGCATCATCATCAAACTCTCAGCAGATACTCCAATCTGCACTTTCCAAGTTTGCTGCAGAAAATTCATCTGAGGTACGCTCAGATAAAAGGATGAAAGTTGAACAATCCTCACAGGTCCCAAGCGTTGCGAATGCTGCTGCCTTCGTACCAATGCCGCCAATGGTCACCACAGCAGCACAGCAGCCCCAGACAATCTTGGTACAGCAAACTCCTGTGCAAGGCCAAGCTTCTGCACCACAGCCCCAATACAATATCTACCAGGCCCCTCCACAGCACTATGTCCAGCAGCCTGGAGGTTTAATTATGGGCATGCCATACAGTATGAACACCATGAATCCACCCCCACCTCCGCCACCGCCGCAGATGATGAACCTAGCAAGGGCGCAGACACAGCCTCAACCACCTACACAGCAGATGCTTCAGCAGCAAATGCAGATGAATGTTGCGCCCCCAATGCAGTTCACGCTTCAACAGCCCGGTGCACCACCTTTCAGGCCTTTGCAGCCACCTCCAGGGATGCAATTTTTCCATCACCAATCTCAGTGA